A single window of Hylaeus volcanicus isolate JK05 chromosome 8, UHH_iyHylVolc1.0_haploid, whole genome shotgun sequence DNA harbors:
- the LOC128881637 gene encoding transmembrane protein 11 homolog, mitochondrial, which translates to MESADFCIRSDVRHFSFRFIQINVPVFGRLTVKMVDEAGDRDDSSNVAIIREVYDNENAHETFEYELERALESECSLIVIEPSKLGDETSRWIAVGNCLHKTAALLGLAAITTGLVWGDRPFICGPLGFISVISCGLYTVSWQFDPCCQYQVETDTSKLPHVELLAVLGPSSPTFLVRKDDTRRRILHTTITLVALGISAWRVYQAFK; encoded by the exons ATGGAATCAGCTGATTTTTGCATCCGGTCCGATGTTCGACATTTCTCTTTCCGGTTCATCCAGATCAACGTTCCAGTGTTTGGAAGACTGACTGTAAAGATGGTAGATGAAGCTGGTGACAG GGATGATTCCTCGAATGTTGCCATTATTAGGGAGGTATATGATAACGAAAATGCACATGAAACATTTGAATATGAGTTAGAAAGAGCCTTAGAGTCTGAGTGCAGCTTAATCGTTATCGAACCATCTAAATTAGGTGATGAAACCTCAAGATGGATAGCAGTAGGAAACTGCCTTCATAAGACTGCAGCATTGTTGGGCCTTGCAGCTATAACCACAg GTCTGGTTTGGGGTGATCGGCCTTTCATCTGTGGTCCACTAGGTTTTATATCTGTAATATCTTGTGGACTTTATACTGTTTCATGGCAATTCGATCCCTGTTGCCAATACCAAGTTGAAACTGACACAAGTAAGCTACCCCATGTAGAATTGTTAGCCGTTTTAGGCCCATCATCTCCTACATTTCTTGTAAGAAAAGATGAcacaagaagaagaattctCCATACCACTATTACACTTGTTGCATTGGGCATCAGTGCATGGAGGGTTTACCAGGCATTTAAGTGA